The Deinococcus koreensis genome window below encodes:
- a CDS encoding carbohydrate ABC transporter permease, giving the protein MTTQAPTEPRKVVKTRGIEAARARQALWLLLPTLIAIALVAGYPLWRTIFFSVQEANLTSPEQARYVGFQNFWFTTEDGVGIGFLQDPKWWQAVKNTMLFTVVSVFLETVFGMIIALVVNGTFKGRAFLRTAMLVPWAIPTVVSAQMWAYMYNDSFGLIGQGLLGGQALLADPDKAIWALIAVDVWKTTSFMALLILAGLQSLPSDMYEAADMDGASKWTQFWRMTLPLLRPALLVALVFRSLDALRVFDIMYVMLGPVNAASTSMTGYARLTLIDNSLLGVGSAVAVAIFLIIMVIVVIYVTAFRVKFD; this is encoded by the coding sequence ATGACCACGCAAGCCCCCACCGAACCACGGAAAGTGGTCAAGACGCGGGGAATCGAGGCCGCCCGCGCCCGGCAGGCCCTCTGGCTGCTGCTGCCCACCTTGATCGCCATCGCGCTGGTCGCCGGCTATCCGCTCTGGCGCACAATCTTCTTCTCGGTGCAGGAGGCCAACCTGACCTCGCCAGAGCAGGCCCGCTACGTGGGCTTCCAGAACTTCTGGTTCACCACCGAGGACGGGGTCGGCATCGGCTTCCTGCAGGATCCCAAGTGGTGGCAGGCGGTCAAGAACACCATGCTGTTCACGGTGGTTTCGGTCTTCCTGGAGACCGTCTTCGGCATGATCATCGCGCTGGTGGTGAACGGCACCTTCAAGGGCCGCGCTTTCCTGCGAACCGCCATGCTGGTGCCCTGGGCCATCCCCACGGTCGTATCGGCGCAGATGTGGGCCTACATGTACAACGACTCCTTCGGCCTGATCGGCCAGGGGCTGCTGGGAGGCCAGGCCCTCCTGGCCGACCCCGACAAGGCCATCTGGGCGCTGATCGCCGTGGACGTCTGGAAGACCACCTCGTTCATGGCCCTGCTGATCCTGGCGGGCCTGCAGAGTCTGCCCAGCGACATGTACGAAGCCGCCGACATGGACGGCGCGAGCAAGTGGACACAGTTCTGGCGCATGACCCTGCCCCTGCTGCGGCCTGCGCTGCTGGTGGCGCTGGTCTTCCGCTCGCTGGACGCGCTGCGCGTCTTCGACATCATGTACGTCATGCTGGGGCCGGTAAACGCGGCGAGCACGTCCATGACCGGCTACGCCCGCCTGACCCTGATCGACAACTCGCTGCTGGGCGTGGGCAGCGCGGTGGCCGTGGCGATCTTCCTGATCATCATGGTGATCGTCGTGATCTACGTGACCGCGTTCCGCGTGAAGTTCGACTGA
- a CDS encoding carbohydrate ABC transporter permease gives MNLKRTSPGLYYLQRTAFYALVIAITFYLLFPFVWAVITSFSKGANLFLPPAQFLVSEKTVENYVQVFGNPAFQRGLLYSVIAAVGAVVISLLFGSFAAYALGRFRFAGKQVILYVILAVSVFPQIAVLGGLFTLIRGAGVFNNPLALIFSYLIFTVPFTVWVLTSFVRDIPGELEEAALVDGASPLQTLFQVLFPVMMPALVTTGLLAFINCWNEYLFALTFMSSNRTVPVVIANYSGASQYDQPWGPIMAASIVVTVPLIILVLVFQRNIVSGLTAGAVKG, from the coding sequence GTGAACCTGAAACGCACCAGCCCCGGCCTGTATTACCTTCAGCGCACCGCGTTCTACGCGCTGGTCATCGCCATCACCTTCTATCTGCTGTTTCCCTTCGTCTGGGCCGTCATCACGAGCTTCAGCAAGGGGGCCAACCTGTTCCTGCCTCCGGCCCAGTTCCTGGTCTCCGAGAAGACCGTCGAGAACTATGTGCAGGTTTTCGGAAACCCGGCGTTCCAGCGCGGGCTGCTGTATTCCGTGATCGCGGCGGTCGGCGCCGTGGTGATCAGCCTCCTGTTCGGAAGCTTCGCCGCCTACGCGCTGGGCCGCTTCCGCTTCGCCGGCAAGCAGGTGATCCTGTACGTCATCCTGGCGGTCAGCGTGTTCCCGCAGATCGCCGTGCTGGGCGGGCTGTTCACCCTGATCCGCGGCGCCGGGGTCTTCAACAACCCGCTCGCCCTGATCTTCTCGTACCTGATCTTCACCGTCCCTTTCACCGTCTGGGTGCTCACTTCCTTCGTCAGGGACATTCCCGGCGAGCTGGAAGAGGCCGCGCTGGTCGACGGCGCCAGCCCCCTGCAGACGCTCTTCCAGGTGCTCTTTCCGGTGATGATGCCTGCGCTGGTCACGACCGGCCTGCTGGCCTTCATCAACTGCTGGAACGAATACCTGTTCGCCCTGACCTTCATGAGTTCCAACCGCACCGTGCCCGTGGTGATCGCCAACTACTCGGGCGCCTCGCAGTACGACCAGCCGTGGGGGCCGATCATGGCCGCGAGCATCGTGGTCACCGTGCCGCTGATCATCCTCGTGCTGGTGTTCCAGCGCAACATCGTGTCCGGTCTGACCGCCGGGGCCGTCAAGGGCTGA
- a CDS encoding lipid-A-disaccharide synthase-related protein, whose protein sequence is MSAPQSAPDSPSGALFISNGTAEDLIGARLAALLAGGPDGLQARYVPLVGEGRAYAGVSGARRVGRVLRLPSGGFPFGSLDNLRADLRAGLIRESLGQWADAVRGARGAGAVVVVGDAYALMVGTLTARRGGAALIHVQPLLSAHYLDGLGVAGTLRELNAMGANRPLGYELALARHADAVFVRDAATARFYAQRGVPARFAGSFAMDVLPAPERELDVPEGPPLLALLPGSRDDHRQSLPLMLRAAAQLPEMHALVAWPHAFADVTLPPGWTLDLQGGDHQGGNSAVACGEGTRVTLLRGAFGAIARRADIAVGTSGTANEQLAGLGVPVVAFPTDGPQYTAGFARRQGRLLGAALSVVEADPEAVAAGARAFLHSGRLRARAAHAGLGRIGPAGALPVIAREIVRLARRP, encoded by the coding sequence GTGAGCGCTCCGCAGTCTGCCCCCGATTCCCCGTCCGGCGCGCTGTTCATTTCGAACGGCACGGCCGAAGACCTGATCGGGGCGCGGCTGGCCGCCCTGCTGGCTGGGGGCCCGGATGGACTGCAGGCCCGGTACGTGCCGCTGGTCGGGGAGGGCCGCGCCTACGCGGGCGTGAGCGGCGCCCGGCGGGTCGGTCGGGTGCTGCGGCTGCCCAGCGGGGGCTTCCCCTTCGGCAGCCTGGACAACCTGCGGGCCGATCTGCGCGCCGGACTGATCCGGGAGTCGCTGGGCCAGTGGGCAGATGCGGTGCGGGGCGCCCGGGGAGCCGGCGCGGTGGTGGTGGTGGGCGACGCCTACGCGCTGATGGTCGGTACCCTCACGGCGCGGCGCGGCGGGGCGGCCCTGATCCATGTCCAGCCGCTGCTGAGCGCCCACTATCTGGACGGTCTGGGCGTGGCCGGCACCCTGCGCGAACTCAATGCCATGGGAGCGAACCGGCCGCTGGGCTACGAGCTGGCCCTGGCCCGCCACGCCGACGCCGTGTTCGTCCGGGACGCCGCCACCGCCCGGTTCTACGCCCAGCGCGGCGTGCCCGCCCGCTTCGCCGGCAGCTTCGCCATGGACGTGCTGCCGGCGCCCGAGCGGGAGCTGGACGTGCCGGAGGGGCCTCCCCTGCTGGCCCTGCTGCCGGGTTCCCGGGACGATCACCGCCAGAGCCTGCCCCTGATGCTGCGCGCGGCGGCGCAGCTGCCGGAGATGCACGCGCTGGTGGCCTGGCCGCACGCCTTCGCGGACGTGACCCTCCCGCCGGGCTGGACGCTCGACCTCCAGGGCGGCGACCATCAGGGCGGGAACAGCGCCGTGGCCTGCGGGGAGGGCACGCGGGTCACGCTGCTGCGCGGGGCCTTCGGGGCCATAGCGCGCCGGGCAGACATCGCCGTGGGCACCTCGGGCACCGCCAACGAGCAGCTGGCGGGGCTGGGGGTGCCAGTGGTCGCCTTCCCGACGGACGGGCCGCAGTACACCGCCGGCTTCGCGCGCCGGCAGGGTCGCCTGCTGGGCGCGGCGCTGAGCGTGGTGGAGGCCGATCCGGAGGCGGTGGCGGCCGGCGCCCGCGCCTTCCTGCACAGCGGCCGCCTCAGGGCCCGCGCCGCCCACGCGGGGCTTGGCCGGATCGGCCCGGCCGGCGCGCTGCCCGTCATCGCGCGGGAGATCGTGCGGCTGGCCCGGCGCCCCTGA
- a CDS encoding M-like protein: MTHTPDQSQTDQAQLPKTEEEVSNVDLQFMGRTDPAQQLDAEVQAQSKAPGEFEQRGMDAQDVASAGSMIASDPASTSMPPEDEQ, translated from the coding sequence ATGACGCACACTCCCGACCAGTCCCAGACCGATCAGGCCCAGCTGCCCAAGACCGAGGAAGAGGTCAGCAACGTCGACCTGCAGTTCATGGGACGCACCGACCCGGCGCAGCAGCTCGACGCGGAGGTTCAGGCGCAGAGCAAGGCCCCCGGTGAGTTCGAGCAGCGCGGCATGGACGCCCAGGACGTGGCCTCGGCCGGCAGCATGATCGCCAGCGACCCGGCCAGCACCTCCATGCCTCCCGAGGACGAGCAGTAG
- a CDS encoding DUF58 domain-containing protein, producing MTPLLVWLGVVLALVGALWWAYRVPPAVTLERALPPSGFQGTRALLTVQVAVHSRLPLRFVLEDPAPRSVVPDTPVTLAGVGAGRVTVEFLTPLSLNRRGVHVWPGATLRWADPLGLFWRHCPVSAPQELVVYPGTHGLVLPDLLRPLLSEGGLTRRLGLDDPLSLRGVREYVAGDPPGRVHWRRSASSLGTGAGLGTLTVRDPERTAASSVTVYLDTAAGNDVYLESAVRLAASLVQEGLALNLPVSVATRSGASPAGQHAEAVRSALRRLAQVTLEPGEPLIPPTRSGGNLFILSAQPGPALIAQAMRARAQASRVAIIALPEGFYLEPGEKPRRQWVGAPDSVRALEQQAGALLGAGILVFVLRGNQSVLKLGS from the coding sequence GTGACCCCCCTGCTGGTCTGGCTGGGGGTCGTCCTGGCACTGGTCGGGGCGCTGTGGTGGGCCTACCGCGTGCCCCCGGCCGTGACCCTGGAACGGGCGCTGCCTCCCAGCGGCTTCCAGGGCACCCGCGCGCTGCTCACGGTGCAGGTGGCGGTGCACTCGCGGCTGCCGCTGCGGTTCGTGCTGGAAGACCCCGCCCCGCGCTCGGTGGTGCCGGATACGCCGGTCACGCTGGCGGGGGTGGGGGCCGGCCGGGTCACGGTCGAGTTCCTGACCCCGCTGAGCCTGAACCGCCGCGGCGTGCATGTCTGGCCCGGCGCCACCCTGCGCTGGGCCGACCCGCTGGGCCTGTTCTGGCGGCACTGCCCGGTGAGCGCCCCGCAGGAACTGGTGGTCTATCCCGGCACGCACGGGCTGGTGCTGCCCGATCTGTTGCGCCCCCTGCTGAGCGAGGGCGGCCTGACCCGCCGCCTGGGCCTGGACGACCCCCTGAGCCTGCGCGGGGTGCGCGAGTACGTGGCGGGCGATCCGCCCGGGCGCGTGCACTGGCGGCGCAGTGCCAGCAGCCTGGGCACCGGCGCTGGCCTGGGCACCCTGACCGTGCGGGATCCGGAGCGCACCGCCGCGAGCAGCGTCACGGTGTACCTCGACACGGCCGCCGGAAACGACGTCTATCTGGAGAGTGCCGTGCGCCTCGCGGCGAGTCTGGTGCAGGAGGGGCTGGCCCTGAACCTGCCGGTGTCGGTCGCCACGCGGAGCGGCGCTTCGCCGGCCGGGCAGCACGCCGAGGCGGTGCGCTCAGCCCTGCGGCGGCTGGCCCAGGTGACGCTGGAGCCTGGAGAGCCGCTCATTCCCCCGACCCGCTCGGGCGGCAACCTCTTCATCCTGAGCGCGCAGCCCGGCCCGGCGCTGATCGCCCAGGCCATGCGGGCCCGGGCGCAGGCCAGCCGGGTGGCGATCATCGCGCTTCCCGAGGGCTTCTACCTGGAGCCCGGTGAGAAGCCGCGCCGCCAGTGGGTGGGCGCCCCGGACTCCGTGCGGGCGCTGGAGCAGCAGGCCGGAGCGCTGCTGGGGGCCGGAATTCTGGTCTTCGTACTGCGCGGCAATCAGAGTGTCCTGAAGCTGGGGAGCTGA
- a CDS encoding AAA family ATPase yields the protein MTLLPASPSQPAFARRVLDNVAQVLVGKGDVTRLALAGVLAGGHLLLEDVPGTGKTMLARALARSLGLDFARVQFTPDLLPSDVTGVSVYRPASGVFEFVPGPVFTGVLLADEINRATPRTQSALLEAMGEGQVTESGVTRPLPAPFVVIATQNPVEHEGTYRLPEAQLDRFLLRLSVGYPALEDEVEMLGRLRAEHPIQALQAVAAPADLLAAQAGVRQVHVSADLQRYLASLCARTRRHPQVTLGAGPRASLALQSMSQALAWLDGRRFVTPDDVQTAAPGVLGHRLSLSLEARLQGTPPDSVVREVLRAEAVPVEAPAPERTAQTGVAQADPSPAPSRP from the coding sequence ATGACCCTTCTCCCTGCTTCCCCCTCCCAGCCGGCTTTCGCCCGGCGCGTTCTGGACAACGTGGCCCAGGTGCTCGTCGGCAAAGGGGACGTGACCCGGCTGGCGCTGGCCGGCGTGCTCGCCGGAGGTCACCTGCTGCTCGAAGACGTGCCGGGCACCGGCAAGACCATGCTGGCCCGCGCCCTGGCCCGCAGCCTGGGCCTGGACTTCGCCCGCGTCCAGTTCACCCCGGATCTGCTGCCCAGCGACGTGACCGGCGTCAGCGTGTACCGCCCGGCCAGCGGGGTCTTCGAGTTCGTGCCCGGCCCGGTCTTTACCGGGGTGCTGCTGGCCGACGAGATCAACCGCGCCACGCCGCGCACCCAGTCGGCGCTGCTGGAGGCCATGGGCGAGGGGCAGGTCACCGAGTCCGGCGTGACCCGGCCGCTGCCGGCCCCCTTCGTGGTGATCGCCACCCAGAACCCCGTGGAGCACGAGGGCACCTACCGCCTGCCCGAGGCCCAGCTCGACCGCTTCCTGCTGCGGCTCTCGGTGGGCTACCCGGCGCTGGAGGACGAGGTGGAGATGCTCGGGCGACTGCGCGCGGAGCACCCGATCCAGGCGCTGCAGGCGGTGGCGGCGCCCGCCGACCTGCTCGCCGCCCAGGCGGGGGTGCGGCAGGTGCACGTCTCGGCCGATCTGCAGCGCTACCTAGCGTCCCTGTGCGCCCGCACCCGCCGCCACCCGCAGGTCACGCTGGGGGCCGGGCCACGGGCCAGCCTGGCGCTGCAGAGCATGTCTCAGGCGCTGGCCTGGCTGGACGGCCGCCGCTTCGTGACCCCGGACGACGTGCAGACCGCCGCGCCCGGCGTGCTCGGCCACCGCCTGAGCCTGAGCCTGGAAGCCCGCCTGCAGGGCACGCCGCCCGACAGCGTGGTGCGCGAGGTGCTGAGGGCCGAGGCCGTGCCCGTGGAGGCCCCCGCACCGGAGCGGACGGCCCAGACCGGGGTGGCCCAGGCCGATCCCAGTCCGGCGCCGTCCCGGCCGTGA
- a CDS encoding DUF4129 domain-containing protein, whose amino-acid sequence MPLWQVGALCALYALGVRAAEWAAGRLLLSLLVVSLGFFVALPGTLEAGPGPLLRAALALVLQMLLAVAMHLGAQSTENGGRAGLLVPLGLGLLAPQPLLLLALAGGALARPGADDRPVAWRVAPGGAAWRWGLAALALTLSALLLPRQPSLWAGWFGPAAPSAPRPSVPAPPPPPLPPPAAPTPPDSPLLEAVRGSPEIRLPFQLGGQVAALPLELFLLVGLALVAALGYLQWRLWARTGHRPTLVERLMVLGLLLTGLAWLAASLLLSGSGAGGGQQVATSAPPPPGNALRELLNRVTSERIIDVGPLFTVLLILSLLLLVGMVILALRLGQALRPAAAPDAEVPAGPERAAEPLHRVRRAWQQAEAALRATGQGRAESETPAGYAARLGRQFPALAGPLQVLSAAYGPVRYGGRITDDEADVAEAALADLRSQATDLHSADLHSAELHSADRTTPDPPDPPSPSPKGHP is encoded by the coding sequence ATGCCGCTCTGGCAGGTGGGGGCGCTGTGTGCGCTGTACGCGCTGGGCGTGCGCGCGGCCGAGTGGGCGGCGGGCCGGCTGCTGCTCAGCCTGCTGGTGGTATCGCTGGGCTTCTTCGTGGCGCTGCCCGGAACCCTGGAGGCGGGACCGGGGCCCCTGCTACGGGCCGCCCTGGCCCTGGTGCTGCAGATGCTCCTGGCGGTGGCCATGCACCTCGGGGCGCAGTCGACCGAGAACGGCGGGCGGGCCGGCCTGCTCGTGCCGCTGGGACTGGGCCTGCTCGCCCCTCAGCCCCTGCTGCTGCTGGCCCTGGCGGGCGGCGCGCTGGCCCGGCCGGGCGCCGACGACCGCCCCGTGGCCTGGCGGGTCGCCCCCGGGGGCGCGGCGTGGCGCTGGGGGCTGGCCGCGCTGGCGCTGACCCTGAGCGCCCTGCTGCTGCCCCGGCAGCCCTCGCTGTGGGCGGGGTGGTTCGGGCCGGCGGCCCCGAGTGCGCCGCGGCCTTCCGTTCCTGCCCCTCCACCGCCCCCGCTCCCGCCCCCGGCCGCCCCCACGCCGCCGGACAGCCCGCTGCTGGAGGCGGTGCGGGGCTCGCCGGAGATCCGCCTGCCCTTCCAGCTGGGGGGCCAGGTGGCGGCCCTGCCTCTGGAACTCTTCCTGCTGGTCGGGCTGGCCCTGGTGGCGGCCCTGGGGTATCTCCAGTGGCGGCTGTGGGCGCGAACCGGCCACCGGCCCACGCTGGTCGAGCGGCTGATGGTGCTGGGCCTGCTGCTTACTGGCCTGGCCTGGCTCGCGGCGTCGCTGCTGCTCTCCGGCAGCGGCGCGGGCGGTGGGCAGCAGGTCGCCACGTCAGCGCCTCCTCCGCCGGGCAATGCCCTCAGGGAACTGCTGAACAGGGTCACGTCCGAGCGGATCATCGACGTCGGCCCGCTCTTCACGGTGCTGCTGATCCTGAGCCTGCTGCTGCTGGTGGGGATGGTGATCCTGGCCCTGCGGCTGGGACAGGCTCTGCGGCCTGCAGCGGCGCCGGACGCGGAGGTGCCCGCCGGGCCGGAACGGGCCGCCGAGCCCCTCCACCGGGTGCGCCGCGCCTGGCAGCAGGCCGAGGCCGCGCTGCGCGCCACCGGGCAGGGCCGCGCCGAGTCCGAGACGCCGGCCGGGTACGCCGCGCGCCTGGGGCGCCAGTTCCCCGCTCTGGCCGGGCCTCTGCAGGTGCTCAGCGCCGCCTACGGGCCCGTGCGCTACGGCGGCCGGATCACCGACGACGAGGCGGACGTCGCCGAAGCCGCCCTGGCCGACCTCCGCTCGCAGGCGACCGATCTGCACAGTGCCGATCTGCACAGTGCCGAACTGCACAGTGCCGACCGGACGACCCCCGACCCTCCCGATCCCCCTTCACCCTCCCCAAAAGGACACCCATGA
- the rpoD gene encoding RNA polymerase sigma factor RpoD, with product MADSTKTRSKVGATPRVSASAAAPAKAADAPKTKATTEPKAKPSAKPEAKTKDSAPRTGVKARPARAGAAQAAPSAALTEEQPTAAPAVKARKASKAEAAQTEAVDTVSVDPVASPATPTPVTPTLTPAKAAKGAAKAPKAPPAPKGGVAEKPYYAHASIQELLKGGKATGVLASEDIATALATALEAGGLDPESPDAFEDMQLYLAAQNIEVQDLDEDDDDADDADTDDGPVAAAAPQEDDEEKYFDDMPRAVSNDPVRQYLHEIGRVPLLTLEEEIALARRIEEGEEARKVLEEDLDMDDRARRRQMRQTEDGAAARQGLIEANLRLVVSIAKKYTGRGLGFLDLIQEGNQGLIRAVEKFEYRRRYKFSTYATWWIRQAINRAIADQARTIRIPVHMVETINKLTRTARQLQQELSREPTYEEIAEAMGPGWDAAKVEEVQKVSQEPVSLETPIGDEKDSFYGDFIPDENLDSPVDNAAKTLLSEELEKALSKLTEREAMVLKFRKGLVDGREHTLEEVGQRFNVTRERIRQIENKALRKLKYHESRTRKLRDFLD from the coding sequence ATGGCAGATTCTACAAAAACCCGCAGCAAAGTCGGGGCGACCCCCAGGGTGAGTGCTTCGGCAGCCGCGCCGGCCAAGGCTGCTGACGCACCGAAAACCAAGGCCACGACGGAGCCCAAGGCCAAGCCCAGTGCCAAGCCTGAGGCCAAGACCAAGGACAGCGCGCCCAGGACGGGCGTCAAGGCCCGGCCCGCCAGAGCCGGTGCGGCGCAGGCGGCGCCCTCGGCCGCCCTGACGGAGGAGCAGCCCACGGCGGCCCCTGCGGTCAAGGCTCGCAAGGCCAGCAAGGCCGAGGCGGCCCAGACTGAAGCTGTCGACACGGTTTCTGTCGACCCTGTGGCGAGCCCCGCAACGCCGACCCCCGTAACCCCGACCCTGACGCCTGCCAAGGCGGCCAAAGGCGCGGCGAAGGCACCCAAAGCCCCGCCAGCGCCCAAGGGGGGTGTCGCGGAGAAGCCGTATTACGCGCACGCCAGCATTCAGGAACTGCTCAAGGGCGGCAAGGCCACGGGGGTGCTGGCCAGCGAGGACATCGCCACGGCCCTCGCCACCGCGCTGGAGGCGGGCGGCCTCGATCCGGAGAGCCCCGACGCCTTCGAGGACATGCAGCTGTATCTGGCGGCCCAGAACATCGAGGTGCAGGATCTCGACGAGGACGATGACGACGCCGACGACGCCGATACCGACGACGGCCCGGTCGCGGCCGCCGCTCCACAGGAAGACGACGAGGAGAAATACTTCGACGACATGCCGCGCGCGGTCAGCAACGACCCGGTGCGGCAGTACCTGCACGAGATCGGCCGGGTGCCCCTGCTGACCCTGGAAGAGGAGATCGCGCTGGCCCGCCGCATCGAGGAGGGCGAGGAAGCCCGCAAGGTGCTGGAAGAAGACCTCGACATGGACGACCGCGCCCGCCGCCGCCAGATGCGCCAGACCGAGGACGGCGCCGCCGCGCGCCAGGGCCTGATCGAGGCGAACCTACGGCTGGTCGTGTCCATCGCCAAGAAGTACACCGGGCGCGGCCTGGGCTTCCTCGACCTGATCCAGGAAGGCAACCAGGGCCTGATCCGCGCGGTCGAGAAGTTCGAATACCGCCGCCGCTACAAGTTCTCGACCTACGCGACGTGGTGGATCCGTCAGGCCATCAACCGCGCCATCGCCGACCAGGCGCGCACCATCCGCATTCCGGTGCACATGGTCGAGACCATCAACAAACTGACCCGCACAGCGCGGCAGCTGCAGCAGGAGCTGAGCCGAGAACCCACCTACGAGGAAATCGCCGAGGCGATGGGGCCGGGCTGGGACGCCGCCAAGGTCGAGGAAGTGCAGAAGGTCAGCCAGGAGCCAGTCTCCCTGGAAACCCCCATCGGCGACGAGAAGGACTCCTTCTACGGCGACTTCATCCCCGACGAGAACCTGGACTCCCCGGTAGACAACGCCGCCAAGACCCTGCTCAGCGAGGAGCTGGAGAAGGCGCTGAGCAAGCTCACCGAGCGCGAGGCGATGGTGCTGAAGTTCAGGAAGGGGCTGGTGGACGGCCGCGAACATACCCTGGAAGAGGTCGGACAGCGTTTCAACGTGACCCGCGAACGCATCCGCCAGATCGAGAACAAGGCGCTGCGCAAGCTCAAGTACCACGAGAGCCGCACCCGCAAGCTGCGCGACTTCCTGGACTGA
- a CDS encoding class I SAM-dependent methyltransferase, which produces MRVKRSSSVTQTRAEVGAEGGTDPQTRYTEVRPALLPPRLEGLVAFTKPGVRGFPGIDDAQALLAQTMRKDKVRGEVLDLSAMGGLLGSLPGVTLRAVEGSAAALAALRAAGHEPLAAAPGDPLTGHWPQRARTVALVLAGDRGSAYAAAQVAWAHASTPPGGALYLAGDRDKGFDRYVRAASAAFGTGETVARDGGMRVAKLIRRPGPTPPLPEPETYEAFGVKVVGLSGVFSASRPDKATALLLEGLEDLDLNGRSVLDLGCGAGLIGAWAARRGARVTLLDGDLQSVRSAQATLSASGLSGEVVHSDVDANLPPATFDVILTNPPFHVGRGVVLDVAREFIAAAARRLNPGGTLYLVANEPLPYERPLGTIGPVSERARSGGFKVLEARRGAPGPA; this is translated from the coding sequence ATCCGTGTGAAGCGCTCGTCGTCCGTCACGCAGACCCGTGCCGAGGTCGGGGCTGAAGGTGGAACCGACCCCCAGACCCGCTACACCGAGGTTCGGCCCGCGCTGCTTCCGCCCCGGCTGGAGGGGCTGGTGGCCTTCACCAAGCCCGGCGTGCGCGGCTTTCCCGGCATCGACGACGCCCAGGCCCTGCTGGCCCAGACCATGCGGAAAGACAAGGTGCGGGGTGAGGTGCTGGATCTGAGCGCCATGGGCGGCCTGCTGGGCAGTCTGCCGGGCGTGACCCTGCGGGCGGTGGAGGGTTCGGCGGCGGCCCTGGCGGCGCTGCGGGCCGCCGGCCACGAGCCGCTGGCGGCGGCCCCCGGCGACCCCCTCACCGGGCACTGGCCCCAGCGGGCGCGTACCGTGGCGCTGGTGCTGGCCGGTGACCGGGGCAGCGCCTACGCGGCCGCGCAGGTGGCGTGGGCGCACGCCTCCACGCCCCCCGGCGGCGCCCTCTACCTGGCCGGCGACCGCGACAAGGGCTTCGACCGCTACGTGCGCGCGGCCAGCGCCGCCTTCGGCACGGGGGAGACGGTGGCCCGTGACGGAGGAATGCGCGTGGCGAAACTGATCCGGCGCCCCGGCCCGACGCCCCCCCTGCCCGAACCCGAGACCTACGAGGCGTTCGGGGTGAAGGTGGTCGGCCTGAGCGGCGTGTTCAGCGCGAGCCGACCCGACAAGGCCACGGCTCTGCTGCTGGAGGGGCTGGAGGATCTCGACCTGAACGGCCGGAGCGTGCTCGACCTGGGCTGCGGCGCGGGCCTGATCGGCGCCTGGGCGGCCCGGCGCGGCGCGCGGGTCACGCTGCTCGACGGCGACCTGCAGAGCGTCCGCAGCGCCCAGGCCACCCTGAGCGCCAGCGGCCTGAGCGGTGAGGTGGTGCATTCGGACGTGGACGCGAACCTGCCGCCCGCGACCTTCGACGTGATCCTGACCAACCCGCCCTTCCACGTGGGCCGGGGGGTGGTGCTGGACGTGGCCCGCGAATTCATCGCGGCGGCGGCTCGGCGCCTCAATCCGGGCGGCACGCTGTACCTGGTGGCCAACGAGCCGCTGCCCTACGAGCGTCCGCTGGGCACCATCGGCCCTGTGAGTGAACGGGCGCGCTCGGGCGGCTTCAAGGTGCTGGAGGCGCGGCGCGGCGCGCCTGGCCCGGCCTGA